A segment of the Neochlamydia sp. S13 genome:
ATGATACTCCAAATCGTTTCGACTTTCTAATTTTCCAGCGCCAAGGGATAGGTTGGGCCCTCTTAGAGGGGGATAAAAAGGATTTATTAGACGCGGAAGAATTATATCTTAATCTCTTTAAGCAGAACCCTTGTATACCTGCAGGTCAGTCCGATCCATTTAATGAAAGATATTGTAATATTCAGTTGAGCAGAGTCTACTTGAAATTAGCGCAGCAAGAAGCGGATAAAGTAAAAAAAGAGGAATATTATGAGAAAGCGCGCAAGAGAATTGAAACAGGAGGTGAGGAAAAGGGGGTATCTTTTCAAGGAGCCATCCATATAAAAGATCAATCAGATTCGCAGCATGTGAAGAAGGGAGAGATGTATCTGGTGTTAGGAGAGTTATACTTAGATGAAAATTGCCCTTTTAGGGATCTTAAAAAAGCGCAAGGATATTTTAAAGAGGCTGCTCGACTATCCAAAACTGACCTTATGATTGGCGCTAAGTCCGAATACTACCTAGCTAGTCTTTATCTTGAAAAAGGTTTTTCTAATCAAGGCTGGGATGCCCTTACAGAGGCGATTCAATTATTTAATAAAATAGGGGGGAAAGGCTTAACTAGAAGGCATCCCAAGTTTCTCGAAGAAGCAGAAAAAATAAAAACAAGAGAGACTTTTAAAATGCTGTCCCTTTAATGTGATAAAACTTGAGATTCTCATGCTTAAGTCATAGAAGAATGAATTTTTATAAAATAGTAGCTTTCACTAATTCTATTCTTTATGGCAAAAGCATGAGAGCTAATACGCTTTAAAAAAAGTCGAGTAGCGCGAGGGGATCACACCCTCACGCTCTCACAGTTCCGTACGTGAGCCTCTCAGCTCATACGGCTCCTATTGTCTAGTCGCAGGTATGGCGCCCATTTTCCAGTGAGCAAATAGCTGAGGTTCTCGTTTTGCGATCCCTCCCAACCAATGCATTGCCCTTCTGCTGTGGCCTCTTAACTTCTTGTATTTCCTTTCCGCCCACCTTGCTAATGTACGGTTTGCAACATTGAAAATTTGATAGAGTTCTGATTTGTAATATTTACCATAGTAGTTGATCCAACCTCTTATCATGGGGTTAAACATTCTTGATAAATCTACAATCTTCTTGTCACTGCGCAGATGCATTTTCCAACTTCTCATCGTACTCGTTATTGCTTTCTTTGCTTTATTGCTTACTGCGGGACTAAAGTTGATGAAGAGCTTTCCATACCGATTCTTTGATCTTCTGGCTCTAAAAGTATATCCCAAAAAATCAAATTTCTCGTTTAGGTATCTTTTTCTTCGTTCATCATCTTTGCAATAGACGATTTTTGTCTTTGCAGGATGCAACTCCAGTTTGCATTGAGCTAAGCGTTCTGCAATAGCTTTCTTTATTTCGTTGGCTTGCGCTTCCGTTTGACAGTGAACCACTATATCATCAGCATAACGCTCGAATGGATTACCTGGATAGCATTTCCTCATCCATTCGTCTAAGGCATAATGAAGAAATAGATTGGCTAGTAAAGGGCTGATTACACCCCCTTGTGGAGTCCCTCTATCTCTTTTTATAAGTTTCCCGTCTGCATCTTGCTCTGGCGCTTTTAGCCAGCGTTCTATATACAGAAGAATCCATTGGCTTTCGGTGTGTTTCCTTACGGCTCTCATCACGAGCTCGTGGTCTAAATTATCGAAAAATCCTTTGATATCAAGGTCAATAACATAGTCGTTGCGCCAACATCTCTGTCTAGCGACTCCTACGGCTTCTAACGCTGATTTTCCAGGTCTGTACCCATAAGAATCAGGATGAAAATGTGGGTCAATCTCTGGCTCTAGATACAGCTTAACGACCATCTGTGCGATTCTGTCTGATACTGTGGGTATTCCCAGCTTTCTCAGCTTTCCATCACTTTTTGGTATGGCAACTATCTTTACGGGAGGCGGAAAGTAGCTCCCCGACGATAGGCGATTCCAAAGTTTATACAGATTGTCTTTAAGATTCTTTTCAAATTCTTCTATAGACTCTTCGTCAACACCTGCTGCTCCTTTGTTAGCTTTTACTCTCTTGTATGCTTCCCATACAATGGATTTAGAAATACAATACGACTTTGCTGTATTCATCGATTCCTCCTGTTTCCAGTTGTTCGATTAATCTTAAGCTAAACAATATAGTCCCCTTCGCTCCACCTCCATTACAGAGGTCTCCTCACTACTACGGGCTATTCCGCCCCTGTTCCTTGCATCGGTACTCTGGTTCTTATGGGGCTTCCATTTGAACTTCTCCCTTTTCATCAAGGCGACAGGTTCCCACGTTCCGTATAAGAGCCTGTAGTTAAGTTCACGTCACCTTTATGCCGGATGCCATCTAAGCAGTTAATATTAGGTTTCCCTTAGATTTGTCCTGGGTTAACTAAGACCCCCCAGTTTTGACATCATCCCTATGCTTTCGACACGTCATCAGTGATTCATTTGCATTCGTCTCCTTAACTCTCACCTGATATAGTCTTGCTATACCTTTTCCTTAACGCTCACCACATGGGCTCTTTACCCATGCAGCTTAAGGTGGTTTGTAACCTATGCCTAAGTCATCGGTTACTAGGGGCCTTCCCTAATCTCTTGTACAGCATCTTTGACCCGCCGTTGGCTTGTCAAAGTTCGTGGCGCACCTTAGTCTGCATACCCAACCCTCTGAAAGATGTTTCTCTGCTTCACGAAAGGGATTTTATAAAGTATGGGGATACATAAGGAGTAGTTCAAAAGCGTATAATTAGCCTTTAGCTCATGTACTACATTAAATGTTTTTTAGCATACGGGGCATACAAAACGAAAAACTCTTTATTAAAAGCATGTGAAAGATAAAACGGTTCCCTTAATTTTAATAGCTAATCATTAAACAATCTTAAAGTTAGAACTGGCGTTTATGTAGCGGTCACGGGGGTTGCCAGTTATTCTCTGATAAATAAAATAATTTCTAGAGTTTATATTTGCTTAGTCATATGTTGGATAGTATGTAACCTTCATATGAGCAGCTATTTACAGAGAATGCAGACCTAAGGGCTGAGACTATACAGCTAAGAGTTGAAAATGCCCAGCTTCGAGCTGAAAATGTACAATTAAAAGTCTTAGTGAATAGACTAGAAAAAATAATCATCAAGCTTAAAGCGCGCATTGCTCTTGGAAGAGCAGCTTAATCAAAATTCTAAGAATAGTTCCAAGCCCCCATCGAAGGATCAAAACGCTAATCGTTCACCATTACTTAAAGTAGAAAATCGATCTTATCATTCTGGTGCTAGCCGTCAACTTTTACCTACTAGTGCGGTTAGCTCGCATGAGGTGCGTTGCCTAAAAGTTTGTCCAAACTGCCACTTCGCTATGCATGCAGCTGATAAGTTTCTTTCATGGCAGCAGATCGAGCTTTCTGAAATTAAACCTTTGGTGCATCAAATAGATTTAGTAACGAGCAGATGTCCTTGCTGCCATCTAGAAAAACG
Coding sequences within it:
- the ltrA gene encoding group II intron reverse transcriptase/maturase yields the protein MNTAKSYCISKSIVWEAYKRVKANKGAAGVDEESIEEFEKNLKDNLYKLWNRLSSGSYFPPPVKIVAIPKSDGKLRKLGIPTVSDRIAQMVVKLYLEPEIDPHFHPDSYGYRPGKSALEAVGVARQRCWRNDYVIDLDIKGFFDNLDHELVMRAVRKHTESQWILLYIERWLKAPEQDADGKLIKRDRGTPQGGVISPLLANLFLHYALDEWMRKCYPGNPFERYADDIVVHCQTEAQANEIKKAIAERLAQCKLELHPAKTKIVYCKDDERRKRYLNEKFDFLGYTFRARRSKNRYGKLFINFSPAVSNKAKKAITSTMRSWKMHLRSDKKIVDLSRMFNPMIRGWINYYGKYYKSELYQIFNVANRTLARWAERKYKKLRGHSRRAMHWLGGIAKREPQLFAHWKMGAIPATRQ